In the genome of Halococcus sediminicola, one region contains:
- a CDS encoding M48 family metallopeptidase, whose protein sequence is MSVSSRRPRGLAVLLGTWLLAIAGIGVLVGSQLLGALLAEGTLPSVFVFTGGLALVFGYLSYRANTNRFLSRLDVAPLTTAHAPNIHASVDRLTRRMDVNRPEVYVARLGQPNAFALGNGTLVIDQSLIRLLTPAELEGVLAHELAHLEGYDSLLRALATSLLRTVTALVLVVVVPFVVTVSIACWGLSLVVGRPVRGPDSVGSGLRSGLHRLVMSLVVMPTLALQAYARRREYAADDRAVAVLDDPLALARALKKIQRANEPGRGLLSWLLPNRQHTERTRMERAFASHPPTDERVERVREAATAARASAGRAGSNTSTATEAHQGW, encoded by the coding sequence ATGTCGGTGTCGTCGCGTCGCCCGCGCGGGCTTGCCGTTCTGCTGGGAACATGGTTGCTTGCTATTGCTGGAATCGGGGTTCTCGTTGGCTCGCAACTGCTCGGTGCGCTTCTCGCCGAGGGAACGCTCCCGTCAGTATTCGTTTTCACAGGCGGACTCGCACTGGTATTCGGCTACCTGAGCTATCGGGCGAACACCAACCGTTTCCTCTCACGGCTCGACGTAGCCCCACTCACGACCGCACATGCACCGAACATTCACGCGAGTGTCGACCGCCTGACGCGGCGGATGGATGTCAACCGGCCCGAAGTCTACGTTGCGCGTCTCGGCCAGCCCAACGCGTTCGCGCTCGGCAATGGAACGCTTGTAATTGATCAGTCGCTTATCCGCTTGCTGACGCCAGCGGAACTCGAAGGAGTGCTCGCGCACGAACTCGCCCATCTCGAAGGCTACGATAGCCTCCTGCGGGCGCTCGCAACGAGCCTGCTACGGACCGTAACGGCGCTCGTGCTGGTCGTGGTTGTACCGTTCGTAGTGACTGTCTCGATAGCCTGTTGGGGACTCTCACTGGTCGTGGGCCGTCCAGTGCGAGGCCCCGACAGCGTTGGCAGTGGCCTCCGCAGCGGGTTGCACCGGCTGGTGATGAGTTTGGTCGTCATGCCGACGCTGGCACTCCAGGCCTACGCTCGCCGTCGGGAGTATGCGGCTGACGACCGGGCCGTGGCGGTCCTCGATGATCCACTCGCACTGGCTCGGGCACTCAAAAAGATCCAGCGCGCGAACGAACCAGGCCGGGGGCTGCTCTCGTGGCTACTCCCGAATCGCCAGCACACTGAACGCACACGAATGGAGCGAGCGTTTGCAAGTCACCCACCAACTGACGAGCGCGTCGAGCGCGTTCGAGAGGCCGCAACCGCCGCTAGAGCGAGCGCGGGTCGGGCCGGTAGCAACACGTCGACAGCAACTGAGGCTCACCAAGGTTGGTGA